The Phocoena sinus isolate mPhoSin1 chromosome 8, mPhoSin1.pri, whole genome shotgun sequence nucleotide sequence acTTTATACAAATCTTAGTAGTTAGTCTCCATTACGTATTctcctttacagatgaagaaattgaggcctgAGTGCTTGAATGACTTTACAAGGTCACCTAATCCTAGCTGATAGGCAGGCtaaaccagggtttgaacccaggtcttaTTCCAGAGTCTTGTTTTTAATCCTGTTTCACTTcataatctatatatttaaaaaatattattcacacAGATTTTCCATGTTTTTATAGTTGTCAGTTATTTAATGGCTGTATTCTTTCGTTGTGATAAGATACCTACTTTATTATACCATTTCATAGTGAATATTTGAGCTCTCTAGGCTTTTGCTATTACTAGATGATGCTTCATCGattatttttctgcatatatacTTTTGCATTTGTGAACTTATTTACCTCAAGTAAACTTCAGGAAGGGAATATATAGATCATCTTGGGGTCTTGCATTTGCCTCTTGTAACAAATGTATTATAACACCCCTTTGAATTTTGTAAGGTAGTCTTAAAAAGGTGTTTGGGTTAATTGCTACAAAGAGAGAAGTAAACATACTTTTACttgattatatattaatataatttaatgtttttgagttttctttgacTGTTTTACCCTTATTGATGACTCTAccatagcattttaaaattactcaaTGATTCCTACTTCTCCTGGTGGTATAGCCATTCATAAAACAGTATGCTTTCAAAAATcaagaggcagggcttccctggtggcgcagtggttgagagtccgcctgccgatgtaggggacgcgggttcgtgccccggtctgggaggatcccacatgccgcagagcggctgggcccgtgagccatggctgctgagcctgcgcgtccggagcctgtgccccgcaacgggagaggtcacaacagtgagaggcccgcctaccgcaaaaaaaataaaaaaaaaaaaaaataaataaaaaaaaaaaaaaaatcaagaggcaAAAGAAGTCTAAAATGACTTCAAAAATGTATGCATAAAAGCCAAAGACTGAAAttatctgtgtctatttctgggtaatttaaaatttttaatttgtgcttttatttttacaatcctaatatgaagtttattttataatcagaaaaattttaaacacaactGGTAGAATGGTTGTACTTCATGTTGAAATAACACACAAAATCTGAGCTAAGGGATCAGttgtaaagaaacaaaaacctctttgtccctttctgtctctgatgctctaaaatggaaataagatttttttaacagGTGAAAAAATGACACAGCTTCCCAATTTTTTAttgtcactttttcttttacagaGATGCTGTTCAGTTAAATGTGATTGCTACACGACAGCTTATTCTGCTTGCACAACAGATGAAGAATCTGGAAGTGTTCATGCATGTATCAACGGCATATGCCTACTGCAATCGAAAGCATATTGATGAAGTAGTCTATCCACCCCCTGTGGATCCCAAGAAGCTGATTGATTCTTTAGAGTACGTTTGTTTGAAATTTATATACATTTGCTTTGACCCCAAACTTTGGATCCAAGTTTATCTATTTACATGTATCTCTTGGTCTGTTTCagtttctatctctttctctctaaatCTCCACCCACGGTTATGTATACATTTACCTCTTCCTTATTCAGCAAATTATTATGTATCtactgtgttctttttattttatagatttgtCCCTAAATGACTCTCCATAAAGTCAATGTGTAAAGTCAGTGTAGAGCTTTCACTTTTGACCAGGTGTGATGGTTGGAGGAAAGCCTCTGAACAACTCATCCATGGTATTAGAGTCTCCGTTTTTCCAAGGAATCAATCTTAGCTGCTAAGAAGTGCCTGATATCCATGGAGACTAATGACTGCCTATTTAATAGCAAGGTCTAATTTATTAAaagattatccttttttttttgcccaatggagttgacccttgaacaacatgggcttGAACTATGTGGGTTCACTTATACACaggttttttttcagtaaataagtACTCTAGTACTACACagtctgcagttggttgaatctttTGATGCAGAACCATGATACAGAGGGCTGACGGTagagttatatgtggatttttgactgcgcAGTCAACGCAGTCAACGCCCCGACCCCATGTTTTTCAAGTGTCAACTGTATATCTGCAGAGAGGCCTTGAATTATTAGGGAATCAGAGGAGTCATGGTCCTTTAATTGATACTCCTAGTGTTGTTGTTTGTCATCTTTCTGAGGACTAGGATCCTGTCATCAATTATTACTTGAGAAATGTTTGCATTTGATGGATACAAATAGGCATAGCCAAGATTTCATTTGCTTCAGCCTTTACTTTCTCATcgagtgaaacaaacaaacaggatcAGAGCAAGAATAAATAAAGGGTCTTTTATAGACGATAATTATAGAAAATTCCAGTATCCGTATCTTCACATATTTGTTAATCCTCATATAATATTCCTGTGagctttttcctcctttattctgttttcttttcggTCTCTTTTATTCCAAGGAATCCTATTCACGTTCAGCTCTTCAGTTACCATCCCCTGTTTTCTCAGTCGAATTCTTTTCTTCCCAAGGGTGCTACAGAATGTTGGTAGCTCCTTCTccaagttttcttctaaaataaacacataagtCCATTTCTTTAAAGCTTTCCTGGAAATATGAGGAAGTGGACAGATTTGTAAGGAAACTAATAAGTATGGGAGCTTACTGAGACATTCTTATGGCAGTTCcctggtttctgttttctaattcgTTTCTTAGATTGTCCCAAATGTCTACCTCATTTTCCTCAGGTCAGTAGGCAGAAGTGTTTAATATCTCTGGGAACAGCTGGGTGTGGAAGTTAAtaaatctttttactttttctcttattAGCAGTTTGTATAGCCAGACATCGAAGTTGCTGAGAAAGAGCCTATAACCTTCTAattctattatttcctttctttgcttacAAAGAAATCTGACCAACTGGCCAACAGATAATTTTAGGATAACTCATAGATTGGCTCTGTAAACTCACTCCAGTGATGAGGCTTACTGACTCTAAAAGTCTTTCCTTGGTTTAgctagtttggtttttttttgcggtacgcgggcctctcaccgttgtggcctctcctgttgtggagcacaggctccggatgcgcaggctcagcagccatggcttacaggcccagccgcttcgtggcatgtgggatcttcccggactggggcacgaacccgtgtcccctgcatcggcaggcggactctcaactgctgtgccaccagggaagcccttgttttttttttttaacatagcagctctctcttccatttttcaaagttcatctCCACTATGGAATTTTTCCTAAGTTGAGTAGCAACCTCCCTTCAATTTTGTTagtgttcttttccttctgcatGCAAAAAGTACTTCTACACACAGAAGAAAGTTTATCTTGATAGTCTCCATTTTATGCATCCTTATCAGTTAGTATGGGTATCATTTGTGCACTGATAGAGTACTTAGTATGCATACAAGTATGCATTGTATTATAGACAGGAAGAAAAACTATCTGAAAACAAGTACATaatgttttggaattagaaaTTTAGACTGGAAAAGACTATAGAGATCACCTAGCGTATCACTTTCCTCTTACAGATTATCATAGTAGAACTTTTCTTCAGAGACACTGTGAGAGAATTGGAGGAATTTTGTGACTTCACAGTAGGTTGCTAATTGAATTTTTACAGCAcggttcaatttatttttatcatttacccCAGTGTTTGTTAGTGTTGGTAGTGAGAGCATAACAAGTTTTAGTGCTTCACCTTAAATATTTAGATTACTAGACCTTTTATGTTGATTGTAAATgtatgttcatttaaaatatataatttacatgttATGCTGTTATGGTGATTATACACAAATCTGTAATTCCTAATCTGAAACCCTTGGGGCCAGAtgtattttggaatttatttagACTTTAGAAAGGAAATATAATCTATGTATTGTGTAATATGAAATAACTTCAACTGGATTCGGGGTAGCACCCCTCATCAAACACATATGAAGTATACGAATACGTACAACtaaatgatgttttttttttttaaaaaaaagaccataaATCAGTTCTGATTCACTTTTGCTACCTACCATATGAGTTATTAAAGAACTCTTGGTTTTCAGACCTTTGTGGCTATAGAAACTGGATATAAGAGATAGTGGAGTTCTGGTTGATATTTAATGAAAGTAAagctaatttccatttttttagtaAAAGTTGTTGTCAGATCACTTGAGTCAGAGCAACAGATATGTTTGAAATATGCaaagtgttttttcattttatagtaaAACATCCGAAAATATTTTTGCATGCAATTTCTTTGTTTACCAGGTGGATGGATGATGGCCTAGTAAATGACATCACACCAAAATTGATAGGAGACAGAcctaatacatacatatacacaaaagcATTGGCAGAATATGTTGTACAACAAGAAGGAGCAAAGCTAAATGTGGCGATTGTAAGGCCATCAATTGTTGGTGCCAGTTGGAAAGAACCTTTTCCAGTAAGTTGTTAGAAATCTTTGTAAATAATTGGAATTGGGGATTTTAAGGCATAATTCTGTATAAAAAGAGTTGGCAATTTTTTATGAGCAGGTTTTGTTTACTGAACATGGCTTACTATGGCAAAGTTGTTTCTGTTTGTAGAAAGAGACACTCTTATTGGTACTTTTATTTCTAATGTaatactgtatgtatatatatgcagatcaatttttaaaatgttaattgaaaATTAAATCGAAGGCTATGGTGTTGTCTGGAGTCAAAGGAGACCATGAGTTTCCTTCATGATTGATGAGGGATTGGACTCTGACACGTCAACGTTTGTTggagtttaaaattatttgcagATTAGTTTCCCTTGCAGAGGTGAAGGAAATAGAGATGAGAATATTCagatcttattttatttcatttgctttttagtACCAAAAAGAGGCAGGCCTTCCAAGAGGTTGACTCCTCCCTGTATAGATTACAAGCTAAGGAAgataagagatttctgtgatCTGCTGTAGAAAAGCAAGGCATTATGGTATTTGTGAATCcctgaaataagagaaaacataAGAGATAAATTGATTTAGGAAAAACTTAGGTCTCTGTAATGGTAGTAAATGATAGTATCTCTTCTGTTGCTTTGgcattattctgttttcttctgttttattcagtAATTTTGAGGAGGATTTACCATTTCCCTCAGTCTCAGGTTACTGCCTTAGTAAATAGCACAAAATCAAACTTAAACAGTCATCATTTAGCTAAAATATTTGACAGATATAAAATTCTCTTTGCAGAGAGTTAATGGAAGAGTAGGTACCCCTTTGGAAACTATTTTACTTAGTCATTTGCAATCTCAGAGGAAGACTGCTTCTATTTAAGATGGGGAGAAATATTCTGGCCTGAATCTAGTCTGTTTTTTAGGTTTTAGAAGAAAACTACCAAGTATGTATGTGGAGTTATAGATTTCAAATGATAAATCTCTAGTTTCATAATATTTCTAagctccctccctttttttaatttttggtattaGGGATGGATTGATAACTTTAATGGACCAAGTGGTCTCTTTATTGCGGTAAGTAAgccttttgttttattgaatattctgtactttttttctgttttctgtgtttctgtataTTGTGTATATGTGCTTTGGCTTATATATCTTAAggtgttgtttttaatttcaacaaaGGCAGGGAAAGGAATTCTTCGAACAATGCGTGCCTCCAACAATGCCCTTGCAGATCTTGTTCCTGTAGATGTAGTTGTCAACATGAGTCTTGCGGCAGCCTGGTATTCCGGAGTTAATAGGTATATGAGATGACAGTGTCACTTGTTAAATATATAGTAACTGAGATGGGAATACTAATGTTAAATAATCCCTCATAACTgatatttatcagttttattaacCCATACCAATATTATATAGGCATTATCACTTTAAACTGCAAGTGGTGGTTTAAATAGGTGATGAAGTGGTTCCATCAGCAATTATTAAGAATTAACATAAATTCTTGTGTACTGCCCACAGGATGGACAAGGtcattagaaatttaaaaaataaacatgttttttttaaaatccaaactaGAACTTGGTATAAACTTGGCATATATAAAGAGCTAAAATTCGCAGAGAATGGCTTACATATATCAAACATGCACACTAGAGCCCTTCAATCAACTCATGGGCCTCCTTTTAAAAGAGAGTAGTAGCATTTACAGGTAACACCTAAGCCTAAACACCTAAGCTtcttaataactttttttctaaataataaactGCCCTTATTTTTGAAGTCagtattttatatcttaaaaagGAGGGATATGATTATATGAATATATTGTTTCTGGTGAAAGAGAACTCAATTCATAATTGTTTCAGCTAGAGCCTCTGAAAATGGGAAGGAGATAGGAAGAGCTGAggttgtttgttgttctttttcctcGCATGAAAAGCAGACACTCCTGctaatacaaagaagaaaataggaagtctatattattttttataaataatttttttggtaGAATAGGGAAAAAGGGTAGTGTAAATAGTCGTTCAGACACAAAAATTaatcctttaaagaaaatattttaaatattcactgTAGAAGAGGTACCCATCATCCTCATTTCTTCCTACTTAAGTATCATGTAAGATTTAGATTGGTTAAGTTTAGCCTCTTTTTATGTTTCATTGCTTTGATCTTTGTCTTTGCAGACCAAGAAACATCATGGTGTATAATTGTACAACAGGCAGCACTAATCCTTTCCACTGGGGTGAAGTTGGTATGATTTTACCTGTGTTTTTGAATGTTAGAATAAATTTTAACGAACTTAAAATGTTCACTGAGTTTTTACGTTAGAACCCATGAGGCATTAAAGCCACCAGTTACCAATTTATTCTTACTTTAATTGCCATGTTAGAATATCTACTAGTACTGCCTTTTGGTCCTTAATAatgtttcataaattttaaaatatcctgctGTATATTCCTTCCTCATCCCACCCTTGTCTGACCCTTACTATTTCTCTgctgccatctgcagcaacgcCTATAGATACTCGTGGTATGGAAATAATGCTTTTTTCCTCCCTCGTGGGTACTCTCAATCCTGATGTTCCCTGTTCACAGGCAGTATCACTTCCAACTACAAGAGTTGGTATATTGTAGGAGATAGCTAGTTGTCCTAAGAGTAATAACTGAAGGAATTAGCAAGTAGAAAACATGTTGCCAGAAtattttctattacatttattaatCTGTTTAAATTCACAGATTCACAGCAGGTAGTGTATATGCTATGTTACTTGTTTTAGAATAGGAATAGTATAACTTAAAGGCCTACTTAAATTGAATCATTTTTAAGTTGCTggtttatgttttcaaatttaaagtaaaatgtattcACAGTGTTGATTTAGTACTAGGTCTTATTTTACCTCTAATTGAACAATTTTTGTTACCCTTGAGGAGCGATttgattttaaagtaaatcttTGTCTTTCATCCTCGGGTTTTTTatggcatttttatttcaattgaaaGATTGACTGTTAGAgcatataagaaaaagaaaatctagggtctttttattttatgataatttgtattcttttacgAATTAAAACACTTTAATGAGGTAGGTTTTTTGTAGTCTTTCATTGTGTTATGAAGTTTAGCAAAAATCAAGTTGAGCTTTATTTTAGTGAATATTCCAGTATACATTTCCATTGAAGTATTAACATACATGATAATAGATTTGATTATTTTGATATTGCATAACCTAAATAAATTACAACAGAAGTTAATTTGGGGTTGTTTTAAGCTTGTTGATATATGTTAATTTGAGCAACTTAATTATTCACAAGCAAAGGATGAtggtttcccttttcttttttaagtaagtACAGTAATAAGAATCTggaaagaggaacagaaagaaagaagctatCATGAGAGGTGAAATATAGAAACTGACATTGTAAACTGATGTAggtaaaacattaaaaggattttTAAGAGTGAATTTTAGCAAAAATTCATTCATctaattaaaattcataaatagTGGCAGTTCTAAAATCATTTATGAGTTCAGCAGTCTAATACCCATATTCTCTTAGCTactatagaaaatagaaaagtttgttttttaaatgagcaaactCTTACATCTTtggtaaaatattttgctttgtaaaaacatgtgtttttgtttttttttctcaaaacttCATTACATGGTTATTATCAAAGCTGTTACACAACTTTTCTTCCTCAGAATACCATGTAATTTCCACTTTCAAGAGGAATCCTCTCGAACAGGCCTTCAGACGGCCCAATGTAAATCTAACCTCCAATCACCTTTTATATCATTACTGGATTGCTGTAAGCCATAAGGCCCCAGCATTCCTGTATGATATCTACCTCAGGATGACTGGAAGAAGCCCAAGGTAATGGTGACTAGCTCTGTCTTATCTGTTCCTCTGACTGTTAAGCAACCCATGCTTACGCTAAAATGCATATTAACTCTGTATTTGTTTATGCTTATGATAAGGCTTAATGGCCTTTTGTGAATGAGAAGACTCTTGAATTTAAGAATTTGTCAGAAAAGCGAAGGTAGTATTATAATTCACTCTGTTCTaaagtttggatgataaattattgTCATGTGTTGAATTCTAGGTCTAACTTCAGGTTATTTTTTCTGaataacaaataacattcaaaatGCTTTGACGCTTATTTTTCCTACAGGATATTATCTAAATCATTCCTTCAAGATGAATCCTTTAAACCAAGTATTCAGGCGCCCCAATATTAAGTTGTATTCCAACAACTTATTGCTTCATTATTGGAAGGGTGTCAGACATACAGTACCTGCATTATTGCTCGATCTTGCACTCAGGTTGACAGGTCAGAAACCGTGGTAAGAAGAATAGCAGTAAATACACTATGTATTGGTAAGGTGGTGGAAGCTTGCTGGAGAGACAAAAAGTCGCTAGCATGAGCTTACCTTTAGAATTACTAACCTGATTAATCACAATCACAGTCAGGATGCTAGGACATTTCTTAGAAATTAAGCATATTTGGGGAGACTAACTGTGGATCTCATCTGATTGGGCCATTGATCCTCCAGAATCCCATAATATAGGAAATGTCCAGCGTCAAGGTTGTCATTGTTATTATAAGCTGAAATTGAGCCCTTTTCTCCCCGTTAAAAACTTGGAGGTGAGTTTTATAGGGGATTAAGGGTTAAATGTTTTGCTTTAAGTGGATTGTGCAGTTTTATATGAAAAAACCTAGGATGCGTCTAGAAAATTAACTGCTTGAGCTATCTCAGCTTCCTATTCAGCTTATAATATGGTAATTACCGTTTTTGACTAATTTTTAAGGttgagaatttaaaacaaaagttaacaAATGGAAAACTTTCTATTATAGTTGTTAcggcctttctttcttttcttttttattgaaaccCCACAAACTTAAATAAAGTAATCCTACTGTCTTTACCACAATTATAGTgaaatatactataaaatatttatttttttaactacatTGGCATTATAGTGGAGCCTTTGATTAGAGAGTTCAGGATTTGAGTATTTATGTATAAAGAAGATGCTGATTCCAGAACTTTCATCAActgctcaaaaaaataaaagtgaggtaTCTTCCAGTTATAGTGTATCAGGATCTGAGTTACATGTAGGGAATTTTCTGTGGATTCAGTTGTCCATTATGTTTCTAACCCTGTATGTTAAATATTGAAATACAAGAGAGGTGTTGAATTGAACAACTTTAGAATAGGTAAAGAAATACTCAGTGGAAAGAAGATCCAAAATACATTAAAACTATCTTCAAGTTTTCCTAGAATGATCTGCAAAGTACAGTATTTGTCATTGGCAACATTCTTTCGTGGCTAAAAAGCAGATGTAAATTTATGAGTGATGGCAGTGATGCTGTCTTGATATTAATAAAGTTGTTGCAAATTAGAGCAGAACAATCAAAACTAGgtcagaaaagtaaaataagttaaatatatcACAGTGCTTTACACAGAAAATGGGACTTagtaaacttaaaaaatgaagagccaaagtttattaaataatttatagtagatgttgctacataacaaatcatctcaaacttagtggcttaaaacagcagtagtcattttatttctttcaggatCTGGAATTCAGGAAGGAATCCACTGGGCAACTTTGTCTTAGAGGTCTTTCATGTGATTGTGGTCAGATGGAGCTGAAAGGGGGGCGTGCAGTGGAACAGCTGGTATCACTGTCTCTTCATATTGTGTCAGGATCTCTTCATAGAGTCTCTTTGCAAGGACCAGTGGTAGCCTTAGGGGAATTGGACTACTTACATGGCAACTGAAGGCTTCAAGGAAAAGTGCTTCAGCAGGCAAGGTGGAAGTTACGTGCATTTTCTGACCTACCTAAGGAAATCATGCAGCACTACTTCCACATCACTCTTTTAGTCACAGGCGAGTCACAGATCCTCCAAGATTGAAGAAGAAGGGATATAGAGAATAGTCAAGATCATCTTGTAAATGAACGGGTGAGATGAAAGGTATTGTTGCAGCCATTTTTGGAAAGTGCAGTCTGCTATAGTCAGGCCTCTGGTGCAAACAATTCATATTCCTCCTACATGGAAAATACTCTTGCCTTTTCCCCCCAAAACCTCTCTGACATCAGCTTGAAGCCAGTGTGGTCAGCGAAATCTGGTAAATTGTGGATGAAGCTCTTTAGGAGTGTTTTTTCAGGTATAGTTCCTCAAGTGTTAATCTGAAAACCTGTGAACTAAAGTGACAGGTTACCTGCTGCCCGTCCACCCAACATATAATAGTGAGACAAGCATAGGAAATACTTGAGACAGTCTTGTtcgaaagagagaaaaagagaggcacGCAGCAATCACTGGTCCATAACAGTTCTGCATTCCAGCAGGGTCCCGTTTGATGGTTTCTTAGTTAGGGCTCATTCCCACTGCCTGGTTGTTTTCTGAGGCTTTTGGCTCTCCCCTCTGAGTCATCCTTCTTTTCCCATAAAAAAATGGCCTGTGTTTGCAACTGAGTAGCCTTTGTACCCTACTTCCTGCCTGTAAAAAGTTGGGAATCTTCAgggcagggattggcaaactttctgtaaagggccatatagtaaatattttagcctttgtgAGCCATGGATTCTGTTGTAACTACTTAACTCTGCTGTTAAGTGTAGCTTCCATCTTGTAACTACTCAATTCTGCAGCCTTAGGCAATGTGTAAATGAATaagcatgactgtgttccaatcagactttatttacaaaaacaggtggatTTGGCCCCTAAGCTCTGGTTTGCTGGCCCTTGATCCAGAGGCCTCTTTTCATTTGGTACTGTCTCTGTCCTTTTAAGTGTAAACTCATAGGATTCCTTTTAAAACTGTGTGGGTTTCCCATGTATCTATTTTAAAACAATCCACTCCATTATACCAAAGCCCACATATCTTTTTGAGACATAACCTTCTCTATCTTGGGTTCCTTATGAGGTTGCTGTGGGATAACACCCTTGAATCTTAGATTCTTAGACTCTTACATCCTGCCTCTTAAACAATAGAGCTTATGTAAAGACATAAAGATGTCTTTAACATCTAGAGTGAAACTTCTGTTTGTCTGAAAGGTTCTATGAAGTATACTACCTTAAATCTTTCTGCGGTCCTAACGAAGAATCTTATATTTACATTCTGGATTTGATCTATCCCCAGAAGATGTTTCTTAAAGAATTCCTGGCTGGAAATTTACATTCCTTCCACATTGCACCCAAACAGATAGTTCATTTTTTAAGATCATCTTTGAGGAAATCTTAGCTAGATCATCGAGTTTATTAGATACATTTTCCATGTGACCACAGGTgacaattttgttcttttaacttCCAACATTATTTTCCTCACTTACCTTGAAACTCTCACCAACAGTTTCCTTAGagcccttttattttttccactaaCACTCTTGGTCCTTCCAGGATTTAGCAGTGGTTTCCAGGGCCTTCCAGTTTCTGTCTGCCCCCTAATCCTAAAGTCAGTACTGCatgtttagatttttattatAGCAGTCCCTCACTCCCAGTACTGATATCTGTTCCCATTATTTGTGCTGCATAGCAAATCtttcaaatttattatctttctttttttaaaaaattgagatctAATTGGCATCAAACTTAGTATCTTAAAACAgtaatcatttcatttattgctcatgatttctgtgggtcagaaattctAGAAGCCTTTGATGGGGTGGTTTTTTCTCAGGATCTTTCAAGTGGTTGCAGTCATAGGGGCTGGAGCAGGTACACTGTAGGAATGGTAAAGGAGAGGAAGGGTACAGAGCAGCTGGGTGGCCAGGCATCTTTCTCTCTTCATATAGTCTCAGAGCCTCTCAATGTGGTCTCTACACGTGGACTAATTTGGGCCTCCTCACAGCCTGGCAGCCTCAGGGGGAGTTGGACAGCATACATGACCTCTGAAGGCTTCAAGGGTGAGTATTCCAGTGAGCAAGGCAGAAAGCTACATCACTTTTTCTTACCTCCCCACGGAAGTCACACAGTGTCACTTCCACCTCATTCTTTTTGTATAAGTTACCTTCACCTCTTAATAGGGTGATAATTAAGGTGATATTATAGGTGAACATGTAagatgggagataatatttgcagccacctttggaaattaaaatttgctaCAAATAGGAAACATCAAATAAAGAATCTTCTTACATGAGGTTTGTCCTGTACAAGGCTTCCTAAGTATCAAAGCAGGAATGCTTTGGGAGCCTATACTGTGAAAGCAACAAGAGACATAAAGGTTTTTTATTTAGGCaatattataaatgttaaatataaatatagcaaatttatattaatttatatgtaatataaattacatatttacaaatataaattatatttaaatttaatttaaatttatataaatttaaattaaatttatatttgtaaatatgtaatttatattatttaatttgttcagatatttactgagcaaggTACTGGCCCCTATACCTTATATTGGGGCCTTAATATAATGCCTACTTCTGCATTAAACTAATGTCAGTCATGTCATTCGTGATGTCCAGTTTACTCATTTACATTATTCTGAGTACCAGCTAGATAAAAATCTGACTTACTGTATATCttgacataatttaaaaagtatgcaCATCATATGGATTCC carries:
- the FAR1 gene encoding fatty acyl-CoA reductase 1 isoform X2, with protein sequence MVSIPEYYEGKNVLLTGATGFLGKVLLEKLLRSCPKVNSVYVLVRQKAGQTPQERVEEVISGKLFDRLRDENPDFREKIIAVNSELTQPKLALSEEDKEIIIESTNIIFHCAATVRFNENLRDAVQLNVIATRQLILLAQQMKNLEVFMHVSTAYAYCNRKHIDEVVYPPPVDPKKLIDSLEWMDDGLVNDITPKLIGDRPNTYIYTKALAEYVVQQEGAKLNVAIVRPSIVGASWKEPFPGWIDNFNGPSGLFIAAGKGILRTMRASNNALADLVPVDVVVNMSLAAAWYSGVNRPRNIMVYNCTTGSTNPFHWGEVEYHVISTFKRNPLEQAFRRPNVNLTSNHLLYHYWIAVSHKAPAFLYDIYLRMTGRSPRMMKTITRLHKAMVFLEYFTSNSWVWNTDNVNMLMNQLNPEDKKTFNIDVRQLHWAEYIENYCMGTKKYVLNEEMSGLPAARKHLNKKNAKGKR